The following proteins come from a genomic window of Sorghum bicolor cultivar BTx623 chromosome 3, Sorghum_bicolor_NCBIv3, whole genome shotgun sequence:
- the LOC8075479 gene encoding ubiquitin carboxyl-terminal hydrolase 6 gives MPTVSVKWQKEVFPGIEIDTSQPPIVFKSQLYTLTGVPPERQKIMVKGGILKDDADWSTLGVKDGQKLMMIGTADEIVKAPEKGPVFVEDLPEEEQVVALGHSAGLYNLGNTCYMNSTLQCLHSVPELKSALLSYSDTVRGNGIDQASHNLTLATRNTFGDLDQSVRPVAPLQFLQTLRKKYPQFAQQHNNVYMQQDAEECWTQLVYTLSQTLTSDSSESAVLPMKQLFGIDLVSRVHCAESGEESTETESVYSLKCHISQDVNHLHEGIKHGLKTELEKASPTLGRTAVYTRESRINELPRYLTVQFVRFFWKRESNQKAKILRKVDYPLELDVYEFCSDELKQKLQAPRQMLRDAENAKFGLKAHGKASSSKENEESSSAGESSSMDIDKAESSLPKKQLTGVYDLVAVLTHKGRSADSGHYVGWVKQDDGKWIEFDDDNPNIRKEEDILKLSGGGDWHMAYICLYKARMAESKS, from the exons ATGCCGACCG TAAGCGTGAAATGGCAGAAGGAGGTCTTTCCAGGCATAGAGATTGACACTAGCCAGCCTCCTATTGTTTTCAAGAGTCAGCTGTACACACTAACTGGTGTGCCACCTGAACGCCAAAAAATTATGGTGAAGGGTGGAATATTGAAG GATGATGCAGATTGGTCTACTTTGGGAGTGAAAGAC GGCCaaaagttgatgatgataggcACAGCTGATGAGATTGTGAAAGCTCCAGAGAAAGGTCCAGTGTTTGTTGAGGATCTGCCAGAAGAAGAGCAAGTGGTTGCACTG GGTCACAGTGCTGGTCTTTATAATCTTGGGAATACATGCTATATGAATTCCACGTTGCAATGTCTGCATTCTGTTCCAGAGCTGAAGTCAGCACTGCTAAG CTATTCAGATACTGTAAGAGGTAATGGCATTGACCAAGCTTCTCATAATTTGACTCTTGCTACTCGGAATACCTTTGGCGATCTTGATCAAAGTGTTCGCCCTGTTGCACCTCTACAATTCTTGCAG ACACTGCGTAAAAAATACCCGCAATTTGCGCAGCAGCATAATAATGTCTACATGCAACAG gaCGCAGAAGAATGCTGGACACAGTTGGTGTATACACTTTCTCAAACTCTTACCTCAGATTCAAG TGAATCTGCAGTTCTTCCGATGAAGCAACTATTTGGGATAGATCTCGTGAGCAg GGTCCACTGTGCAGAAAGTGGTGAGGAGAGCACGGAGACAGAATCAGTTTATTCCCTTAAGTGTCATATATCTCAAGATGTGAACCATCTTCATGAGGGAATTAAGCAT GGCTTGAAGACAGAACTTGAGAAAGCTTCACCTACACTGGGTCGAACTGCAGTTTATACTAGAGAATCAAGAATAAATGAGCTGCCTAG GTACTTGACTGTGCAGTTCGTtcgtttcttttggaaaagggaatcaaaccaaaaggcaaagATTTTACGA aaAGTTGATTACCCACTGGAACTGGATGTTTATGAATTCTGCTCTGATGAACTGAAACAGAAACTCCAAGCTCCTCGGCAG ATGCTGAGAGATGCAGAAAATGCAAAGTTCGGATTGAAAGCACATGGGAAAGCTAGCAGCTCAAAAGAAAATGAG GAGTCAAGTAGCGCTGGGGAATCGTCCAGTATGGACATTGACAAAG CTGAGTCTTCTCTACCAAAGAAACAATTAACTGGCGTCTATGATTTGGTTGCTGTCTTGACACACAAGGGAAGAAGTGCAGACTCTGGCCACTATGTTGGCTGGGTTAAGCAAGATGACG GAAAATGGATCGAGTTTGATGATGACAATCCGAACATTCGCAAGGAGGAAGACATTTTGAAACTATCTGGTGGAG GTGACTGGCACATGGCTTATATCTGCCTGTACAAAGCCCGCATGGCGGAATCAAAGAGTTAG